A single window of Mustela erminea isolate mMusErm1 chromosome 4, mMusErm1.Pri, whole genome shotgun sequence DNA harbors:
- the BTNL2 gene encoding butyrophilin-like protein 2, producing MVDLPGYRVFGAVASFFFVLLTLREPDTWRVIGPTYPILARIGEDVLLTCQLLPKRTTMHMKVIWYSSEPSTPVFAHWDGADMTEKQMEEYRGRVEWIKDGNHEGNVTLKINNIQPSDNGQYWCHFQENNYCGETSLLLQVAGLGSAPYIHVGGVVESGVQLVCTAKGWFPEPQVYWTDTTGEKFLAVSEHFIQDVNGLFYVETTLVVRNDSVQTVSCFIRNPILNEEKSSVISIPEKLQSELASLKVIGPSQPILVRVGEDIQLTCYLSPKTNAQSMEVRWVQSRRYPAVYTYVDGEHVTEEQMAEYRGRTLLVRDAIDEGRLTLQIYNATTSDNGQYRCLFEKDGVYQEASLDLKIVGLGSSPLITVKEQKDGEIELICSSEGWYPEPHAQWKDMEGKIIPSFSEVLTKGSHGLFHVETSLLVMNNSIVNITCSIRNPLLDEEKKATFSLSEPMMSFSWKIVLVLVLPLVATVVLVKWKRGKKANVTLDPNTAHPGLILSERYKHVNHEHSYSNTSDGDSTAYSKDQARRGS from the exons ATGGTGGATTTACCAGGATACAGGGTGTTTGGTGCAGTTGcctctttcttctttgtactGCTCACCCTAAGGGAGCCAG ATACTTGGAGAGTGATTGGTCCTACATACCCTATCCTAGCCAGGATTGGGGAAGATGTCCTACTAACCTGTCAGCTCCTCCCAAAGAGGACCACAATGCACATGAAAGTGATATGGTACtcctcagagcccagcacacCTGTATTTGCACACTGGGATGGAGCCGATATGACCGAGAAGCAGATGGAGGAGTACAGAGGCCGGGTAGAGTGGATAAAGGATGGCAATCATGAGGGAAATGTGACTCTGAAGATAAACAACATCCAACCATCTGATAATGGGCAATACTGGTGCCATTTCCAAGAGAATAACTACTGTGGAGAAACAAGCTTGCTGCTTCAAGTAGCAG GTCTGGGGTCTGCCCCTTACATCCACGTTGGGGGAGTTGTGGAAAGTGGAGTCCAGCTTGTGTGCACTGCAAAAGGCTGGTTCCCAGAGCCCCAGGTTTATTGGACAGATACCACAGGAGAGAAGTTCCTGGCTGTCTCTGAGCATTTCATCCAAGATGTCAATGGCCTGTTCTATGTGGAAACGACTCTTGTGGTCAGGAACGATTCTGTGCAAACTGTGTCCTGCTTCATCCGCAATCCCATCCTCAATGAGGAGAAGAGCTCTGTCATCTCCATTCCAG agaaaCTCCAGAGTGAGCTAG CTTCCTTAAAAGTGATTGGACCGTCCCAGCCCATTCTTGTCAGAGTGGGAGAAGACATACAATTAACTTGTTACCTGTCCCCCAAGACTAATGCACAGAGCATGGAGGTGAGATGGGTCCAATCACGCCGTTATCCTGCTGTTTACACATATGTGGATGGGGAACATGTGACTGAAGAGCAGATGGCAGAATATAGAGGGAGGACATTGTTGGTGAGAGACGCCATTGATGAAGGGAGACTGACACTGCAGATATACAATGCTACAACATCAGATAATGGGCAGTACCGGTGCCTTTTCGAAAAAGACGGTGTATATCAGGAGGCCAGTTTGGATCTGAAGATAGTAG GTCTGGGGTCTTCCCCACTCATCACTGTAAAGGAACAGAAGGATGGAGAAATAGAACTGATATGCAGTTCAGAAGGGTGGTACCCAGAGCCCCATGCGCAATGGAAGGACATGGAAGGAAAGATAATACCATCATTTTCAGAGGTTCTGACTAAAGGCAGCCATGGACTGTTCCATGTGGAGACATCTCTACTGGTCATGAACAACTCTATTGTGAACATAACTTGTTCCATTCGCAACCCCCTTCTTGACGAGGAGAAAAAGGCAACTTTTTCTCTCTCAG AGCCCATGATGAGTTTTTCATGGAAGATAGTGCTTGTTTTGGTATTACCTCTTGTCGCAACTGTAGTCCTGGTCAAGTGGAAGAGAGGTAAAAAAG caaATGTGACATTGGATCCAAATACAGCTCACCCAGGACTTATCCTTTCTGAGAGATACAAGCATGTGAACCATGAACATTCGTACAGCAATACATCTGATGGTGATTCAACAGCTTACTCAAAGGACCAGGCCAGGAGGGGCTCATAA